A single Thermoanaerobacterium sp. RBIITD DNA region contains:
- a CDS encoding desulfoferrodoxin, whose product MTDLFGVYKCKECGNTVEVLNAGGGTLTCCEKAMEKQAANTVDASKEKHVPVILKNSDTVTVKVGSVEHPMEEKHYIEWISILADGIYMRKMLKPGEKPEATFKTDASKIQAWAYCNLHGLWAAEV is encoded by the coding sequence ATGACAGATTTGTTTGGAGTTTATAAATGTAAAGAATGTGGAAATACTGTAGAAGTCTTAAATGCTGGTGGTGGCACATTGACATGTTGTGAAAAGGCAATGGAGAAACAAGCTGCTAATACGGTTGATGCAAGTAAGGAAAAGCATGTACCTGTAATATTGAAAAATAGTGACACTGTAACAGTAAAAGTTGGTAGTGTAGAACACCCAATGGAAGAAAAACACTACATAGAATGGATTTCAATTCTCGCAGATGGAATATACATGAGAAAGATGCTAAAACCTGGTGAGAAGCCAGAAGCTACATTTAAGACCGATGCTTCAAAGATTCAAGCATGGGCATATTGTAACTTGCATGGCTTATGGGCAGCAGAAGTTTAA
- a CDS encoding response regulator transcription factor, producing MYSILIVEDEINISKLIKINLEKYYDIEVAYDGETAIEMVSERRPSLMILDIMLPKMNGYDVLRTIRNLNIDVPVIMLTAKSQDVDKILGLELGADDYITKPFNPRELTARVKALIRRIYEFNGNKSIQSNGILSYGDIKMDLDNNTVTINGKDINLTKREFELLKVLMLNKDRVVTREELIDSVWGDKYDGDTKTLDVHIKRLREKIEINTKSPNYVKTQWGIGYYIGGSRSEH from the coding sequence ATGTACAGTATACTTATTGTTGAAGATGAAATTAATATTTCAAAACTAATAAAAATTAACCTTGAAAAATATTATGATATCGAAGTTGCTTATGACGGCGAAACCGCAATTGAAATGGTAAGTGAAAGAAGACCATCGCTTATGATTCTTGATATTATGCTTCCTAAAATGAATGGATACGATGTTTTAAGAACGATAAGAAATTTAAATATAGATGTACCTGTTATCATGCTTACTGCTAAAAGTCAGGATGTAGACAAAATATTAGGACTTGAACTTGGTGCAGATGACTATATAACGAAGCCATTTAATCCAAGGGAACTTACAGCAAGAGTCAAGGCATTAATTAGAAGGATTTATGAATTTAATGGTAATAAATCTATCCAGTCTAATGGAATCTTAAGCTATGGTGATATTAAAATGGACCTTGATAATAATACCGTTACGATAAATGGCAAAGACATAAACCTAACAAAAAGGGAATTTGAACTATTAAAAGTTCTAATGCTTAATAAAGATAGAGTTGTGACACGAGAAGAACTGATTGACTCTGTCTGGGGCGATAAATACGATGGCGATACAAAAACGCTTGATGTTCATATAAAAAGGCTGCGGGAAAAGATAGAAATAAATACAAAAAGCCCTAACTATGTAAAGACACAGTGGGGTATTGGTTATTATATTGGGGGAAGTAGAAGTGAGCATTAA
- a CDS encoding HAMP domain-containing sensor histidine kinase yields MSIKSKIIASYILLITIIISFFGAIILISLEKYYITNMTYILESQGATFSHVFDSYIDADIYTIGQDVAKKLSKDINAKVQVLNIEGLLLGDSSVNAKPYPLKINTPDVSAAIKGNTGTYIDSEYGEKILNVSVPIKNSLNYVAVLRLSTSLNNVSDLVRKVSYIIVGVLLASILLSYLIGIVFAARITKPLNMVKDATIKMAKGNFNVRAKKITNDEIGMLADSFNKMAEELSQLDNIKNEFISNISHELRTPLTSIKGFAVTALDDIDKDNGLFEYLSIINSEADRLTSLVEELLDFSRIQSNRLKMSYQKFDIVNLIKETISMLKPAINRAGINIKYSGPENYIINGDKDRIKQVLVNLIDNSAKASQCGNNINIVLNISDKVMIKVIDEGSGIPCDELSKIFEKFYRSKNSRYSGTGLGLSIVKGIIEAHKGEINVESEVGKGTTFTITLPKN; encoded by the coding sequence GTGAGCATTAAAAGCAAAATTATAGCTTCATATATTCTACTTATAACTATAATAATATCTTTTTTTGGTGCTATTATACTTATAAGCCTTGAAAAATACTACATAACAAACATGACATATATTCTTGAATCACAAGGTGCGACATTTTCACATGTTTTTGACAGTTACATTGATGCAGATATATATACCATAGGTCAGGATGTTGCTAAAAAGCTTTCTAAGGATATAAATGCAAAAGTACAGGTTTTAAATATCGAAGGCTTATTATTGGGTGATTCTAGTGTAAATGCAAAGCCATATCCATTAAAAATAAATACGCCAGATGTAAGTGCGGCGATAAAGGGAAATACTGGTACATATATTGACTCAGAATATGGTGAGAAAATACTTAATGTATCTGTCCCTATTAAAAATAGCCTGAATTACGTCGCTGTCTTAAGGCTATCTACATCATTAAATAATGTGTCAGATTTAGTAAGAAAAGTATCATATATCATTGTAGGTGTCCTTTTGGCATCAATATTACTTTCATACCTTATAGGAATTGTTTTCGCTGCGAGGATAACAAAACCATTAAATATGGTAAAGGATGCAACAATCAAGATGGCAAAGGGAAATTTCAATGTAAGGGCAAAGAAAATAACTAACGATGAAATAGGTATGCTAGCGGATTCTTTTAATAAAATGGCGGAAGAGCTAAGTCAACTTGATAACATAAAAAATGAATTTATAAGCAATATATCACATGAACTTAGGACACCACTTACGTCTATTAAAGGCTTTGCTGTAACGGCACTCGATGATATTGATAAAGATAATGGTCTTTTTGAATATTTGAGTATTATAAACAGTGAAGCGGATAGGCTGACATCTCTTGTAGAAGAACTTTTAGATTTTTCAAGAATTCAGTCAAATAGATTGAAGATGTCATATCAAAAATTCGATATAGTAAACTTAATCAAAGAAACTATATCTATGCTTAAACCTGCAATAAATAGAGCTGGTATCAATATAAAATATTCCGGACCTGAAAATTATATTATAAATGGTGACAAAGATAGAATAAAGCAAGTCCTTGTTAACCTTATTGACAATTCTGCAAAAGCGAGCCAATGTGGAAACAACATAAACATTGTGCTAAATATAAGTGATAAAGTTATGATAAAGGTTATAGATGAAGGGAGCGGAATACCTTGCGATGAGCTTTCAAAAATATTTGAGAAATTTTATCGTTCTAAAAATAGCCGTTATAGTGGGACAGGTCTCGGACTTTCTATAGTAAAAGGAATTATTGAAGCACATAAGGGAGAAATTAATGTTGAAAGTGAAGTCGGAAAGGGTACGACGTTCACCATTACTTTACCTAAAAATTAA
- a CDS encoding aspartate ammonia-lyase, which translates to MKYRVEHDLLGDMDVPCDAYYGIHSLRAYENFHITGRPIHKELIISLAMVKKAAAIANSNIKKLDKKIAGAIINACDEIIEGKFHDQFIVDALQGGAGTSSNMNANEVIANRAIEILGGKKGNYKVVNPLEHVNLSQSTNDVFPTAVRIAAIRLLKPLSENFARLQTALQEKEDEFSDVIKVGRTELQDAVPIMLGQEFGAYAQAIARDRWRIYKVEERLRQVNIGGTAVGTGLNADLRYIYSVIEVLRDITGLGLARAEYMMDPTQNNDVFVEVSGLLKAAAVNLIKISNDIRLMSSGPRCGFMEIAIPEIQAGSSIMPGKVNPVVPEAVKQAAFQVISCDNAITLGAQSGEFELNFTLPLIAYNLFTEIDLLNNAISLFIDKCIKGIKANRDHLKEMAENSLSYATALSPYIGYENASIIAKKAKNEGKTVREAAIESGFLTSEELNIIFNEYEMTKPGIPGFKKLKGENR; encoded by the coding sequence ATGAAATATAGAGTAGAACATGACCTTTTAGGAGATATGGATGTACCTTGTGATGCATATTACGGTATTCATAGTTTAAGAGCATATGAAAATTTTCATATAACAGGCCGTCCAATACATAAAGAGCTTATTATATCACTTGCTATGGTAAAGAAAGCGGCTGCCATTGCAAATTCCAATATTAAAAAACTTGATAAAAAGATTGCTGGTGCTATAATAAATGCATGTGATGAAATTATAGAGGGGAAATTCCATGACCAATTTATTGTCGATGCACTTCAAGGCGGTGCAGGTACATCATCAAATATGAATGCAAATGAGGTTATAGCAAATAGAGCTATAGAGATTCTTGGCGGTAAGAAAGGTAATTATAAAGTAGTTAATCCACTTGAACATGTTAATTTAAGCCAATCTACAAATGATGTCTTTCCAACTGCTGTAAGGATAGCGGCTATTAGACTTTTGAAACCGTTAAGTGAAAATTTTGCGAGACTTCAAACAGCATTGCAAGAAAAAGAAGACGAATTTAGCGATGTTATAAAAGTTGGGAGGACAGAGCTTCAGGATGCTGTACCTATAATGTTAGGTCAGGAATTCGGGGCGTATGCACAGGCAATTGCGAGAGACAGATGGAGGATATATAAAGTCGAGGAAAGGTTAAGACAAGTAAATATCGGTGGCACTGCTGTAGGTACTGGATTAAATGCTGATTTAAGGTATATTTACTCTGTTATAGAGGTATTAAGAGATATAACAGGATTGGGCCTTGCGAGAGCGGAATACATGATGGATCCCACTCAGAATAACGATGTTTTTGTTGAAGTATCAGGCCTTTTAAAGGCCGCTGCAGTAAATCTTATAAAAATATCAAATGATATAAGGCTAATGTCATCTGGCCCGAGATGTGGATTTATGGAAATAGCGATACCTGAGATACAGGCAGGCTCATCGATTATGCCTGGTAAGGTTAATCCTGTCGTGCCAGAGGCTGTAAAACAGGCTGCTTTTCAAGTTATATCCTGTGATAATGCTATAACACTTGGGGCTCAATCTGGAGAATTTGAGCTAAATTTTACGCTACCGTTGATTGCGTATAATCTTTTTACTGAAATAGATTTATTAAATAATGCGATAAGTCTATTTATAGATAAGTGTATCAAAGGAATAAAAGCTAATCGTGATCATCTAAAAGAAATGGCAGAAAACAGTCTTTCATATGCAACAGCTTTAAGCCCTTATATCGGTTACGAAAATGCATCTATTATAGCGAAAAAGGCAAAAAATGAGGGTAAAACTGTTAGGGAAGCTGCGATAGAATCAGGCTTTTTAACGAGTGAAGAACTTAATATAATATTTAATGAATATGAGATGACAAAGCCGGGAATACCGGGGTTTAAAAAATTGAAAGGAGAAAACAGATGA
- the hydF gene encoding [FeFe] hydrogenase H-cluster maturation GTPase HydF has product MNTTPTSSRLHIALFGRRNAGKSSIINALTNQNIAIVSEIAGTTTDPVQKAMEILPIGPVVIIDTAGLDDTGELGELRIKKTYEVLNRTDLALLVIDGTIGPSKFEEEILEKIREKNIPVVGVINKRDLTNYDENEKADWERKLKLELVETSTESGYGIDELKRQIIKKAPYDERELSIISDLINPGDFVVLVVPIDKAAPKGRLILPQQQVIRDVIENDAIAIVTKEYELKETIENLNKKPTLLITDSQAFLKVSADTPKDIPLTSFSILFARYKGDLDEMTRGLKALERLKPGDKVLIAEGCTHHRQSDDIGKVKIPRWIRQIVGGDIQFDYASGMTFPDNLEKYKLIVHCGGCMLNRREMMYRISYAKGKNVPIVNYGLLIAYVQGILPRAIEMFPSARLIYKEGQGE; this is encoded by the coding sequence ATGAATACAACACCGACCTCATCGAGGCTTCATATAGCACTATTTGGGAGGAGAAATGCGGGAAAATCTAGCATCATAAATGCGCTGACGAATCAAAATATCGCAATCGTATCCGAGATCGCGGGAACTACAACAGATCCTGTACAGAAGGCCATGGAGATACTTCCGATTGGACCTGTTGTAATCATTGATACAGCCGGTCTCGATGATACGGGAGAGCTAGGAGAATTAAGGATAAAGAAGACATACGAGGTACTGAATAGGACGGATTTAGCACTCTTGGTGATAGATGGTACAATTGGCCCTTCGAAATTTGAAGAGGAAATATTAGAAAAAATAAGAGAAAAAAATATACCAGTTGTAGGGGTTATAAATAAAAGAGATTTGACGAATTATGATGAAAATGAGAAAGCTGATTGGGAGAGAAAACTTAAATTAGAGCTTGTTGAAACATCTACGGAAAGCGGCTATGGAATTGATGAGCTAAAAAGGCAGATCATAAAAAAAGCCCCATATGACGAAAGAGAATTATCAATCATATCAGATTTAATAAATCCGGGGGATTTTGTAGTTTTAGTTGTGCCAATAGATAAAGCTGCACCAAAGGGGAGGCTTATATTACCACAACAGCAGGTAATAAGAGATGTCATAGAAAATGATGCTATCGCCATTGTGACAAAAGAGTATGAATTAAAAGAGACAATTGAAAACCTGAATAAGAAGCCAACCTTACTCATAACAGATTCTCAAGCCTTCTTAAAAGTAAGCGCAGATACGCCGAAAGACATACCACTTACTTCATTTTCAATACTTTTTGCAAGGTATAAAGGTGACCTTGATGAAATGACAAGGGGGTTAAAAGCCTTAGAAAGATTAAAACCAGGTGATAAAGTCTTGATTGCAGAAGGATGTACACACCATAGGCAATCTGACGATATCGGTAAAGTAAAAATACCAAGATGGATAAGGCAGATCGTCGGTGGCGATATCCAGTTTGACTATGCAAGCGGTATGACATTTCCGGATAATTTAGAAAAATACAAGCTTATAGTACATTGCGGTGGATGTATGCTTAATAGAAGAGAAATGATGTACAGAATATCGTATGCGAAGGGGAAAAATGTACCAATTGTCAATTATGGCCTTTTAATTGCATATGTACAGGGAATATTGCCAAGAGCTATTGAAATGTTCCCATCAGCAAGACTTATCTATAAAGAAGGTCAAGGGGAATAA
- a CDS encoding MFS transporter: MFPALRHRNFKLFWFGQMISLIGTWMQNIGQGWLVLKLTNSPFLLGLVSALQFLPMLFLSLFAGVIIDRFPKRKILIFTQTCLMLTAFVLATLTALKMITYWEIVFLATIMGFINTIDNPTRQSFIIDLVGKEDLMNAISLNSSIFNGARIVGPGIAGILIGILGYSICFYLNALSFIAVIVGLILIDVNGGTSRAILQKKEVLNDIKEGLKYIKNTPVIIVTILMIAVLSTFSMNFNVLVPVFAKNILHEEAAGYGFLMSAMGVGALCGALLLATLSSKGAKPFYLIAGGFGLGLFQIIIGFQSYYWSSIVLLALSGFSMITFSASANTTIQLNSENKYRGRVMSVYSLVFGGVTPIGALYAGGLAEKFGAHIAFIISGVIGAVYVLYVIGFQYKYSFGKGVNIQDE, from the coding sequence ATGTTTCCTGCACTAAGGCATAGAAATTTTAAATTATTTTGGTTTGGGCAAATGATATCTCTCATAGGAACATGGATGCAAAATATTGGGCAGGGTTGGTTAGTCCTTAAATTGACAAATTCCCCATTCTTGCTTGGCCTTGTAAGTGCCCTACAATTTTTGCCTATGCTTTTTTTGTCATTATTTGCAGGTGTAATCATAGATAGATTTCCAAAAAGGAAAATATTGATATTCACCCAGACATGCCTTATGTTAACTGCCTTTGTATTAGCAACGCTTACAGCGCTTAAAATGATAACATACTGGGAGATAGTTTTTTTAGCAACAATCATGGGTTTTATCAATACTATAGACAATCCTACTAGACAGTCATTTATAATCGATTTGGTTGGTAAAGAAGACCTAATGAATGCCATTTCCCTTAATTCATCCATATTTAATGGTGCAAGGATAGTAGGCCCTGGAATAGCCGGCATATTAATTGGTATTCTAGGGTATTCCATATGTTTTTATCTCAATGCGCTTAGTTTTATTGCGGTAATCGTTGGTTTAATATTGATTGATGTTAACGGTGGTACAAGCAGGGCTATCTTACAAAAGAAAGAGGTTTTGAATGATATAAAAGAGGGTTTAAAGTATATAAAAAATACACCTGTTATAATCGTTACAATACTTATGATCGCAGTTTTAAGCACATTTTCTATGAATTTTAATGTTTTAGTCCCAGTATTTGCTAAAAATATACTGCATGAAGAAGCGGCTGGATATGGCTTTTTGATGTCTGCGATGGGAGTTGGAGCTTTATGCGGGGCACTATTATTGGCTACTTTAAGCAGCAAAGGTGCAAAACCATTTTATCTTATTGCAGGTGGATTTGGATTGGGATTATTTCAGATTATAATTGGCTTTCAGAGTTATTACTGGTCGTCGATAGTGCTTCTTGCATTATCAGGTTTTTCAATGATAACTTTCTCTGCATCTGCTAATACAACAATACAGCTTAATTCAGAGAATAAATATAGAGGGAGAGTTATGAGTGTATATTCTTTAGTGTTTGGCGGGGTTACACCTATAGGTGCATTATACGCTGGCGGCCTCGCAGAAAAATTCGGAGCTCATATTGCATTCATTATAAGTGGTGTCATCGGTGCAGTTTATGTGTTGTATGTCATAGGATTTCAGTATAAATATAGTTTTGGAAAAGGTGTAAACATTCAAGATGAATAA
- a CDS encoding helix-turn-helix transcriptional regulator, whose product MDVVKLGKKIREERKKLFLKQGDISGDEFSKGYISLIEKGKINPSLKALNFIANKLNKPLVYFLDDDYKEKAELLEEINMYKKAFKLIIDGRRAIDSGNYEDAINIYKKVLECNLDNFSLKIVSFYLGRTYVYLKNYKSALNIFEECLPYFTENSAYEILVEIYYHLGLCYGNLQNFSTSLSYYLKAADEFEKSSIINYELKCRILYSIGTLYNKMGELIKARDYYLKCLSYATKTKTVDYIAKCNNGLGLVSYRLKEYKDALKYIRKSLVISKALNAKSDIANEYNYMGFVYTDLKKYDIAKKYFFYSYAIYKDLNDRLGMAYNLTELGRIDFYMENFEKAIDHLNASMEIVKELNEEEEIGRLYTLLGSIHLKLNDFEKSKSELIKSVEILRKLGLKRDLSDAYKALGNLYITIGEPDLASENFNKSIELLCDYYK is encoded by the coding sequence ATGGATGTAGTAAAGCTCGGGAAAAAAATTAGAGAAGAAAGGAAAAAGCTTTTTTTAAAGCAAGGCGACATATCTGGTGATGAATTTTCTAAAGGCTATATCAGCTTAATTGAAAAGGGAAAAATTAACCCGTCCCTCAAAGCCTTGAACTTTATAGCAAATAAATTAAATAAGCCATTAGTATATTTTCTTGATGATGATTATAAAGAAAAAGCCGAACTTTTAGAAGAAATTAATATGTATAAAAAAGCATTTAAATTGATAATTGATGGTAGAAGAGCAATCGACAGTGGAAATTACGAGGATGCCATAAATATATATAAAAAGGTTCTTGAATGTAATCTTGACAATTTTTCTTTAAAAATAGTTAGCTTTTATCTTGGCAGGACTTATGTTTATTTAAAAAATTATAAATCTGCATTGAATATATTTGAAGAATGCTTGCCATATTTTACTGAAAACTCAGCATATGAAATCTTGGTAGAAATTTATTACCATCTTGGCCTTTGCTATGGTAATCTGCAAAACTTTTCTACATCCCTTTCATATTATCTAAAAGCGGCTGATGAATTCGAGAAAAGCAGCATTATAAATTATGAACTTAAATGTAGGATATTATACAGCATAGGAACTCTCTATAACAAAATGGGCGAACTAATTAAAGCGAGGGACTATTATCTAAAGTGTTTAAGCTATGCAACTAAAACTAAAACAGTTGATTATATTGCAAAGTGCAATAATGGACTTGGACTTGTTAGCTACAGACTCAAAGAATACAAAGATGCACTGAAGTACATTAGAAAATCTCTTGTTATTAGTAAAGCATTAAACGCAAAAAGCGATATTGCTAATGAATACAATTATATGGGATTTGTTTATACAGATTTAAAAAAGTATGATATTGCAAAAAAATATTTTTTCTACAGTTATGCGATTTACAAGGACTTAAACGACAGATTGGGCATGGCATATAATTTGACTGAATTAGGCAGAATCGATTTTTATATGGAAAATTTTGAGAAAGCAATAGATCATTTAAATGCCTCTATGGAAATTGTAAAAGAATTAAATGAAGAGGAGGAAATAGGGAGGTTATATACATTATTAGGAAGTATTCATTTAAAACTTAATGATTTTGAAAAATCAAAATCAGAGCTTATTAAATCTGTTGAAATACTCAGAAAGCTGGGGCTTAAAAGAGATTTATCAGACGCATACAAAGCATTGGGAAATCTATATATAACAATTGGTGAACCGGACCTTGCAAGTGAGAATTTTAATAAATCTATTGAACTATTATGTGATTATTATAAATAG
- the mazG gene encoding nucleoside triphosphate pyrophosphohydrolase, with the protein MGKLIIVGLGPGSYDQITLGTLEKIKNADKLFLRTAKHPAAEYLRKLGLQYTTFDKIYEESSTFEEVYDTIAREIIDIAEKYNNIVYAVPGNPLVAEKSVECILKFSRENVDINLEIIPAMSFIDVVINELKIDPVYGLKIIDALSIDSIKPDKKCNNLITQVYSRMVASNIKLKLMEIYGDVFEVTVIKRAGLKDEQRIEAMPLYMIDRIDWIDYLTSIYIPPVKNIVQERYDINDLIEIMAILRSENGCPWDKEQDHDKLKRYLIEECYEVIDAINKKSDENLLEELGDVLLQVVFHSQIASERGAFDFHDVCDGECKKMVFRHPHIFGEEEIKTSDAVLKRWDEIKKGEKGLKSHTDELKDVPRSMPALIRGYKVQEKAAKVGFDWNHVDDAILKVYEELNEFKEVYKGKDKDRKIEELGDLIFAVVNVARFLSIDPELAVHKTVDKFIKRFKYIEDSANTMGQRMENMTLSEMDLLWNEAKMHNFDKKD; encoded by the coding sequence ATGGGTAAGCTAATAATAGTGGGTCTTGGACCCGGTTCATATGATCAAATTACACTTGGAACACTTGAAAAGATTAAAAATGCAGATAAGCTATTTTTGAGAACAGCAAAGCATCCAGCTGCTGAATATTTAAGGAAATTAGGTTTACAATACACCACATTTGACAAAATATATGAAGAAAGCTCAACATTTGAAGAGGTTTATGACACTATTGCTCGGGAAATAATAGATATTGCTGAAAAATATAATAATATAGTATATGCTGTTCCTGGAAATCCCCTTGTTGCTGAAAAATCTGTCGAATGTATATTAAAGTTTTCGAGGGAAAATGTCGATATAAATTTGGAAATCATTCCAGCTATGAGTTTTATAGATGTAGTTATAAACGAGTTAAAAATTGATCCTGTATATGGACTAAAAATTATCGATGCTTTGTCAATAGATAGTATAAAACCTGACAAAAAATGCAACAATTTAATAACACAGGTATATAGCAGAATGGTAGCATCAAATATAAAACTTAAGCTTATGGAGATTTACGGTGATGTTTTTGAAGTTACAGTTATAAAAAGAGCTGGATTAAAAGACGAGCAAAGAATCGAAGCAATGCCATTATATATGATTGATAGGATTGATTGGATAGATTACCTTACATCTATTTATATTCCACCTGTTAAAAATATTGTACAAGAAAGGTATGATATTAATGATCTAATCGAGATAATGGCGATACTTAGAAGTGAAAATGGCTGCCCATGGGATAAAGAACAGGATCACGATAAATTAAAGAGATATTTAATCGAAGAATGTTATGAGGTAATTGATGCAATTAATAAAAAGTCGGACGAAAATCTGCTTGAGGAACTCGGTGACGTTCTTTTACAAGTTGTTTTTCATTCACAAATAGCAAGCGAAAGAGGGGCGTTTGATTTTCATGATGTTTGCGATGGCGAATGTAAAAAGATGGTGTTTAGACACCCACATATTTTTGGTGAAGAAGAAATAAAAACATCAGATGCTGTTTTAAAGAGGTGGGATGAGATAAAAAAAGGCGAAAAAGGTCTTAAATCTCATACAGATGAATTAAAAGATGTCCCGCGGTCTATGCCAGCTCTAATTCGAGGTTACAAAGTTCAAGAAAAAGCGGCAAAAGTTGGGTTTGACTGGAATCATGTCGATGATGCCATATTAAAGGTCTATGAGGAGTTAAATGAATTTAAGGAGGTGTATAAAGGGAAAGATAAGGATAGAAAAATTGAAGAATTAGGGGATTTGATTTTTGCTGTAGTAAATGTAGCCAGATTTTTAAGCATTGACCCCGAGCTTGCTGTGCATAAAACTGTTGATAAATTCATAAAAAGATTCAAGTACATTGAAGATTCCGCAAATACAATGGGGCAAAGGATGGAAAATATGACATTATCTGAGATGGATTTGCTCTGGAATGAAGCAAAAATGCATAATTTTGATAAAAAAGATTAA
- a CDS encoding HU family DNA-binding protein yields the protein MNKADLVTKIAEKSELTKKEAEKALNAFVDAVQEALQQGDKVQLVGFGTFEVRERAERKGRNPQTKEEITIPASKAPVFKAGKALKDLVNA from the coding sequence GTGAATAAAGCAGATCTTGTTACAAAGATTGCAGAAAAAAGCGAATTAACGAAGAAAGAAGCAGAGAAAGCGTTAAATGCTTTCGTAGATGCAGTGCAAGAAGCACTCCAGCAAGGTGATAAAGTGCAGTTGGTTGGCTTCGGAACATTTGAGGTAAGAGAAAGAGCAGAAAGAAAGGGCAGGAATCCTCAGACAAAAGAAGAAATAACAATTCCTGCATCGAAGGCACCAGTATTTAAAGCAGGCAAAGCTTTAAAAGATTTGGTGAATGCGTAA
- a CDS encoding RNA-binding S4 domain-containing protein, protein MRLDKFLKVSRLIKRRTIAKEACDKGMISINGKVAKAGDVLKEGDIIEINFGSKAIKAEVVDLKEHVLKDEAENMYKLL, encoded by the coding sequence ATGCGGTTAGATAAATTTCTTAAAGTGTCACGGCTTATAAAAAGAAGAACAATAGCAAAAGAAGCATGTGATAAAGGCATGATATCAATTAACGGAAAAGTAGCTAAGGCCGGTGATGTCCTTAAAGAAGGGGATATCATTGAAATCAATTTCGGAAGTAAAGCTATAAAGGCTGAAGTTGTCGATCTAAAAGAACATGTATTAAAAGACGAAGCAGAGAATATGTATAAGTTACTTTAA
- a CDS encoding SpoIID/LytB domain-containing protein: MTAIFALTSCTTPSKKPLQKRKPQVLLPAIPAKISRGNKKEPVLKVYISQTGKIETMPLEQYVMGTVAGEIKNDWPIEALKAQAILARSYVLNFVDTKKSKYDGADISTDFEEAQAWNPANINLRIRKAVNDTRGTVAIFNGKYIDAWFHSDAAGRTAMAKEGLNYKKPEPPYIESVKSNDSKDAPANIKNWTATFTKQDVLNALNKMGVNIKDFSSVTIGTKGGSGRTVNLNFDKTPVNAPDFRIAIGSEKMKSTMLDSVKYDGSNLLIKGRGFGHGVGMSQWGAYQMAKQGSKAKDIIMHYFKNLNIVKLW, encoded by the coding sequence ATGACAGCTATATTTGCTTTGACATCTTGTACAACACCATCTAAAAAACCATTGCAAAAAAGAAAACCACAAGTGTTATTACCTGCAATACCGGCAAAGATTAGCCGTGGTAATAAAAAGGAACCTGTTTTAAAGGTATATATAAGTCAAACAGGAAAGATAGAAACTATGCCACTTGAGCAATATGTTATGGGTACTGTTGCGGGGGAGATAAAAAATGATTGGCCGATAGAGGCATTAAAAGCACAAGCCATTCTAGCTAGAAGTTATGTATTGAACTTCGTTGATACTAAAAAGTCGAAATATGACGGAGCAGATATATCAACAGATTTTGAAGAAGCGCAGGCATGGAATCCAGCAAACATAAACTTAAGAATCAGAAAAGCTGTAAATGATACAAGGGGGACTGTCGCTATATTCAATGGTAAATATATAGATGCATGGTTTCATTCAGATGCAGCAGGTAGAACTGCTATGGCAAAAGAAGGGTTAAATTATAAAAAGCCAGAACCGCCGTATATTGAAAGTGTGAAGTCAAATGATAGTAAAGATGCCCCCGCAAATATAAAAAACTGGACTGCGACATTTACAAAACAAGATGTTTTAAATGCACTTAATAAGATGGGTGTGAACATAAAGGATTTTAGTTCAGTTACTATAGGGACAAAAGGTGGATCGGGAAGGACTGTAAATCTTAATTTTGATAAAACTCCTGTAAATGCACCAGACTTTAGAATAGCTATTGGCAGTGAAAAAATGAAATCTACAATGCTTGACAGTGTAAAATATGATGGCAGCAATCTCCTTATAAAAGGAAGGGGATTTGGTCATGGAGTCGGCATGTCGCAATGGGGCGCATATCAAATGGCAAAACAAGGTTCGAAAGCTAAAGATATAATTATGCATTACTTTAAAAATTTGAATATTGTAAAACTATGGTAA